A region from the Streptomyces tsukubensis genome encodes:
- a CDS encoding class I SAM-dependent methyltransferase — protein MYGQELAEVYEIFYRSRGKDWPAEAAYVTELVRTRCPEADSLLDVACGTGAHLETFEALFKHTEGLEIADPMRELAHQRLPDVTVHPGDMRAFDLGRTFDAVVCMFCAIGYLGTVSDMRDAVRSMAGHLRPGGVLVIEPWWFPEDHVEGYVAGDLGRENGRTVARISHSTLQGRATRMEVRFLVGDRDGIKEFTEVDVLTLFTKDEYLAAFTDAGCTVEYLPGDPTGRGLFVGVRQ, from the coding sequence ATGTACGGACAGGAGCTGGCGGAGGTCTACGAGATCTTCTACCGCAGCCGGGGCAAGGACTGGCCCGCGGAGGCCGCCTATGTCACGGAACTGGTGCGGACGCGGTGTCCGGAGGCGGACTCCCTGCTCGACGTGGCCTGCGGCACCGGGGCTCATCTGGAGACGTTCGAAGCGCTGTTCAAGCACACCGAGGGCCTGGAGATCGCGGATCCCATGCGGGAGCTGGCGCATCAGCGGCTGCCGGACGTGACCGTGCACCCGGGCGATATGCGCGCCTTCGACCTCGGCCGCACCTTCGACGCGGTCGTGTGCATGTTCTGCGCCATCGGCTATCTGGGCACGGTGTCCGATATGCGGGACGCGGTGCGGTCGATGGCCGGCCATCTGCGGCCGGGCGGGGTGCTCGTCATCGAACCGTGGTGGTTCCCCGAGGACCATGTCGAAGGCTATGTCGCGGGTGACCTCGGCCGGGAGAACGGCCGTACCGTGGCCCGGATCTCGCATTCGACCCTCCAGGGCCGCGCGACCAGGATGGAGGTGCGCTTCCTGGTCGGCGACCGCGACGGCATCAAGGAGTTCACCGAGGTCGACGTGCTCACCCTCTTCACCAAGGACGAGTACCTCGCGGCGTTCACCGACGCGGGGTGCACCGTCGAGTACCTCCCCGGCGATCCGACCGGCCGCGGTCTGTTCGTCGGCGTACGGCAGTGA
- a CDS encoding cyclase family protein, which produces MRLIDLSSAVDATSYEPDPVVHEVLSPREGAEHMSAEMRTHFGIDFDPDELPDGEFLSLDRLTLTSHTGTHVDAPSHYGSRAGYGDGVPKHIDRMPLEWFCNPGIVLDLTDAPTGAVGPERLEKEFGRIGRTPAPLDIVLLNTGASARAGTPEYFTEFAGLDGPAVELLLDLGVRVIGTDAFSLDAPFTDIIDRYRRTGDRSVLWPAHFTGRDREYCQVERLANLDALPAPYGFTVVCFPVKIAGAGAGWTRAVAMVDE; this is translated from the coding sequence GTGCGGTTGATCGACCTGTCATCGGCGGTGGACGCCACTTCTTACGAACCCGATCCCGTCGTCCACGAGGTGCTGTCGCCCCGGGAGGGGGCGGAGCACATGAGCGCGGAGATGCGGACGCACTTCGGGATCGACTTCGACCCGGACGAACTGCCGGACGGGGAGTTCCTGTCGCTCGACCGGCTGACCCTGACCTCGCACACCGGCACGCATGTCGACGCGCCCTCGCACTACGGCTCCCGGGCCGGGTACGGCGACGGCGTACCGAAGCACATCGACCGGATGCCGCTGGAGTGGTTCTGCAATCCGGGCATCGTGCTCGACCTCACCGACGCGCCGACCGGTGCCGTCGGCCCGGAGCGGCTGGAGAAGGAGTTCGGGCGGATCGGCCGCACCCCGGCGCCGCTGGACATCGTCCTGCTGAACACCGGCGCCTCGGCGCGGGCGGGCACCCCGGAGTACTTCACCGAGTTCGCCGGGCTGGACGGGCCGGCCGTGGAACTGCTGCTGGATCTGGGGGTGCGGGTGATCGGGACGGACGCGTTCAGCCTGGACGCCCCGTTCACCGACATCATCGACCGCTACCGGCGCACGGGTGACCGTTCGGTGCTGTGGCCCGCCCACTTCACCGGCCGCGACCGGGAGTACTGCCAGGTCGAACGCCTGGCGAACCTCGATGCCCTGCCCGCGCCGTACGGGTTCACCGTCGTGTGCTTCCCCGTGAAGATCGCGGGCGCGGGCGCGGGCTGGACCAGGGCGGTCGCCATGGTCGACGAGTGA
- a CDS encoding nuclear transport factor 2 family protein: protein MAVTTGISSSVESVYAEVQQFYARHMHLLDAGDGEGWALTFTEDGSFAPPSLPEPVVGRDALAEGVNKAAAALTEAGEVHRHLLSMVAVEHGADGELSVRSYAQIIATPRGGSPRLHLMCVCDDVLVRVDGELKVRERRVTRDDRQP from the coding sequence ATGGCAGTGACCACGGGGATCTCGTCGTCGGTCGAGTCCGTCTATGCCGAAGTGCAACAGTTCTACGCCCGCCACATGCATCTGCTGGATGCCGGGGACGGCGAGGGCTGGGCGCTGACCTTCACCGAGGACGGCTCGTTCGCGCCGCCCTCGCTGCCGGAGCCCGTCGTGGGCCGCGACGCCCTGGCCGAAGGGGTCAACAAGGCCGCTGCTGCGCTGACCGAGGCCGGCGAGGTGCACCGGCATCTGCTGAGCATGGTGGCGGTCGAGCACGGCGCGGACGGCGAACTGAGCGTCCGCTCGTACGCGCAGATCATCGCCACGCCCCGCGGCGGCAGCCCCCGGCTCCATCTGATGTGCGTCTGCGACGACGTGCTGGTCCGGGTGGACGGCGAACTGAAGGTGCGTGAGCGCCGGGTCACGCGGGACGACCGGCAGCCGTGA
- a CDS encoding NAD-dependent epimerase/dehydratase family protein has protein sequence MTPSDTSRSGTVAVLGATGGIGRQVSAVFSRAGHEVLGVARHPAPHAAHHPFVPLDVAAADPAETAALLAARKVELVVNATGGWAVTEEAMHHAHVRLVDRMLAAVAALPTRPRVVHIGSIHEYGFVPPGTAIDETLATDPSTPYARTKLAGSQAVLEAARAGDVDGVVLRAVNVCGPYPSGASFLGAVLQRLRAVAPGERLELMIADAARDYIDVRDVASAVLRAADGADSGAVFNIGRGEAPTMRDLVTTLVDVAGFPPETIKETGGPVESKGGGWTKADIRRAERVLGWRPAIGLRDSLRDMWEARD, from the coding sequence ATGACCCCGAGTGATACGAGCCGGTCAGGAACGGTCGCCGTACTGGGCGCGACCGGCGGCATCGGACGACAGGTGAGCGCGGTGTTCTCGCGCGCGGGACACGAGGTCCTCGGCGTGGCCCGGCACCCCGCGCCGCACGCCGCCCACCACCCCTTCGTCCCGCTGGACGTGGCGGCGGCGGACCCGGCGGAGACCGCCGCGCTCCTCGCCGCGCGGAAGGTGGAGCTGGTGGTCAACGCCACGGGCGGCTGGGCGGTCACCGAGGAGGCGATGCACCACGCCCATGTGCGGCTGGTGGACCGGATGCTCGCCGCGGTCGCGGCACTGCCCACCCGGCCACGCGTCGTCCATATCGGCAGTATCCACGAGTACGGTTTCGTACCGCCCGGCACCGCCATCGACGAAACGCTGGCGACCGATCCGAGCACCCCGTACGCCCGGACGAAACTCGCCGGCTCGCAGGCCGTGCTGGAGGCGGCCCGCGCCGGGGACGTCGACGGAGTCGTGCTGCGCGCCGTCAACGTCTGCGGGCCCTACCCGTCGGGGGCGAGCTTCCTGGGCGCCGTGCTGCAGCGGCTGCGCGCGGTGGCGCCGGGGGAGCGGCTGGAGCTGATGATCGCGGACGCCGCCCGCGACTACATCGACGTGCGCGACGTCGCCTCGGCGGTCCTGCGGGCCGCGGACGGGGCGGACTCCGGTGCCGTGTTCAACATCGGGCGCGGTGAGGCACCGACGATGCGGGACCTGGTGACGACCCTCGTCGACGTCGCCGGATTCCCGCCCGAAACCATCAAGGAGACCGGCGGGCCGGTGGAGAGCAAAGGCGGCGGCTGGACGAAGGCCGACATCCGCCGTGCGGAACGGGTGCTGGGCTGGCGCCCCGCCATCGGTCTGCGCGACTCCCTGCGCGATATGTGGGAGGCGCGGGATTGA
- a CDS encoding acyl carrier protein, whose translation MSELTLPDLVEIFRQCAGEAEGADLQSDDVGDRELAALGYDSLALLEAISHVERKYAIGMPDAETRIRTLNEFLDEANEQLTRQP comes from the coding sequence ATGAGTGAACTCACCCTGCCGGACCTGGTCGAGATCTTCCGGCAGTGCGCCGGCGAGGCGGAGGGAGCCGATCTGCAGAGCGACGACGTCGGGGACAGGGAGCTGGCGGCCCTCGGCTACGATTCGCTCGCCCTGCTGGAGGCGATCAGCCATGTCGAGCGGAAGTACGCGATCGGCATGCCGGACGCGGAGACCCGGATCCGGACGCTGAACGAATTCCTCGACGAGGCCAACGAACAACTGACCCGGCAGCCCTGA
- a CDS encoding class I SAM-dependent methyltransferase, with translation MYGAELAEIYELIHRGRGKDYLQEAAEVERQVRKRRPEAASLLDVACGTGAHLRCFDELFDEVAGLELSEPMARFAQAALPHVPVHVGDMRDFELGRTYDVITCMFGSIGYLLDESALVGAVRRFARHLRPGGVLAVDPWWFPETYRHGHVAGGTVTVGERTVSRVSHSVREGAASRMQVHYLVADGASGVRHFHETHLIGLFSRAQYEAAFTAAGFGVDYIPVEPAGRGLFVGVRSAG, from the coding sequence GTGTACGGAGCCGAACTCGCCGAGATCTACGAACTGATCCACCGAGGCCGCGGCAAGGACTATCTGCAGGAGGCGGCCGAGGTCGAGCGGCAGGTGAGAAAGCGCAGGCCGGAGGCGGCCTCCCTGCTCGACGTGGCCTGCGGCACCGGAGCGCATCTGCGCTGCTTCGACGAGCTGTTCGACGAGGTGGCCGGTCTGGAACTGTCCGAGCCGATGGCCCGCTTCGCGCAGGCCGCGCTGCCTCATGTCCCCGTACACGTGGGCGATATGCGGGACTTCGAACTCGGCCGCACCTATGACGTCATCACCTGCATGTTCGGCTCCATCGGCTATCTGCTCGACGAGTCGGCGCTGGTCGGCGCGGTGCGCCGGTTCGCACGGCATCTGCGTCCCGGCGGGGTGCTGGCCGTCGACCCGTGGTGGTTCCCCGAGACGTACCGGCACGGCCATGTCGCTGGGGGCACGGTGACCGTCGGGGAGCGGACCGTTTCGCGGGTCTCCCATTCGGTACGGGAGGGGGCGGCGTCCCGGATGCAGGTGCACTATCTGGTGGCCGACGGTGCGTCGGGGGTCCGGCACTTCCATGAGACGCACCTGATCGGCCTGTTCTCCCGGGCGCAGTACGAGGCCGCTTTCACGGCCGCCGGTTTCGGCGTCGACTACATCCCCGTCGAGCCCGCAGGCCGCGGCCTCTTCGTCGGTGTCAGGTCCGCCGGCTGA
- a CDS encoding aromatic ring-hydroxylating oxygenase subunit alpha, translated as MSTEVSTGRTTGEKHPGAARGGPGGASGGGSGGEGAGPPSGETAALLAELRRYLDLAPQLSLPPRAFTSPELYELERTRVFGRSWVLIAHRDDLAEPNSYVSVDVAGEQVVVTRDADGVLHGLSPICRHRMMPLVEPGTAGTAESFTCRYHLWRYGLDGRLIGATHMRKNPDFDPARCRLPAFAVEEWHGFVYVNLDATAAPLTPQLARISADLTNYRLDDMAQLGSWSEEWACNWKVAVENAHENYHVMGFHPETLQPSTPGGSDTDVRVDSPWALRLLIPFAQPVETYALPLTAEEKAHMYGFFVFPGASLAAAGEMIIWLSLIPQTIDRTLVRGGILVPRAALEGGDLDEMRRQAESYAGMINREDRDGLEAVQRGVGSRFAGRGHLSPKEPGVVAFYQSLARALLRGDDDWPGGL; from the coding sequence GTGAGCACAGAGGTGAGCACAGGCAGGACCACCGGCGAGAAGCACCCGGGCGCGGCGCGCGGCGGTCCCGGCGGTGCGTCCGGCGGCGGCAGCGGTGGTGAGGGTGCCGGGCCGCCGTCCGGTGAGACCGCCGCGCTCCTGGCCGAGCTGCGCCGCTATCTGGACCTGGCGCCCCAGCTCAGCCTGCCGCCGCGGGCGTTCACCTCGCCCGAGCTGTACGAACTCGAACGCACCCGCGTCTTCGGCCGCTCCTGGGTGCTCATCGCCCACCGCGACGACCTCGCCGAACCGAACAGCTATGTGTCGGTCGACGTCGCGGGCGAGCAGGTGGTCGTCACCCGCGATGCGGACGGGGTGCTGCACGGCCTGTCACCGATCTGCCGGCACCGGATGATGCCGCTCGTCGAACCCGGCACCGCCGGCACCGCCGAATCCTTCACCTGCCGGTACCACCTGTGGCGGTACGGACTCGACGGCCGGCTCATCGGCGCCACCCATATGCGCAAGAACCCCGACTTCGACCCCGCGCGCTGCCGGCTGCCCGCCTTCGCGGTGGAGGAGTGGCACGGCTTCGTGTACGTGAACCTCGACGCGACCGCCGCCCCCCTCACCCCCCAGCTGGCCCGGATCTCGGCGGATCTCACGAACTACCGGCTCGACGACATGGCGCAGCTCGGGTCCTGGAGCGAGGAGTGGGCCTGCAACTGGAAGGTCGCCGTCGAGAACGCCCACGAGAACTACCACGTGATGGGCTTCCACCCGGAGACCCTCCAGCCGTCGACGCCCGGCGGGTCCGATACGGACGTACGGGTCGACTCCCCGTGGGCCCTGCGGCTGCTGATCCCCTTCGCCCAGCCGGTGGAGACCTACGCCCTGCCGCTGACCGCCGAGGAGAAGGCCCATATGTACGGGTTCTTCGTCTTCCCCGGGGCGAGCCTGGCCGCGGCGGGCGAAATGATCATCTGGCTCAGTCTGATCCCGCAGACGATCGACCGGACGCTGGTCCGCGGCGGGATCCTCGTACCCCGTGCCGCGCTGGAAGGCGGCGACCTCGACGAGATGCGCCGCCAGGCCGAATCGTACGCGGGCATGATCAACCGCGAGGACCGGGACGGCCTCGAAGCCGTCCAGCGGGGGGTCGGGTCGCGCTTCGCGGGCCGCGGCCATCTGAGCCCCAAGGAACCCGGTGTCGTGGCCTTCTACCAGAGCCTGGCCAGGGCCCTGCTGCGCGGTGACGACGACTGGCCGGGAGGCCTGTGA
- a CDS encoding class I SAM-dependent methyltransferase produces the protein MLSCRICRGRLHEFMDFGQQPLSSGLLDPEYLGDEFFFRLAVGVCGDCTMVQLTEEVPRHLMFNSHYPYLSSGSSVMRRHFEATAQHFLETELDGKDSFLVELGCNDGVMLRTVAEAGVRHLGVEPSQSVADLAHRQGIRVITEFFQESTATDIRKAEGHAQVIFAANTICHIPYLDSIFKGVDALLAPDGVFVFEDPYLADIVDLAAFDQIYDEHYYFFSVSSVSAMAERFGFELVDVERLPVHGGEVRYTIARAGRRTPAPAVAELLSRERERGLSELANLQGFVGRVERARDELVSLLRTLRADGRTVVGYGATAKSATVANYCGIGPDLVSFISDTTPNKQGRLTPGSHIPVRSRGEFENPFPDYAVLFAWNHAEEIIAKEQQFRDSGGKWILYVPDVRVV, from the coding sequence ATGCTGAGTTGTCGGATCTGCCGCGGTCGGCTGCACGAGTTCATGGACTTCGGCCAGCAGCCGCTCTCCAGCGGACTCCTGGATCCCGAGTACCTCGGTGACGAGTTCTTCTTCCGGCTGGCCGTCGGTGTGTGCGGTGACTGCACCATGGTCCAGCTCACCGAGGAAGTGCCGCGCCATCTGATGTTCAACTCCCACTACCCGTATCTGTCGTCCGGGTCCTCCGTGATGCGCAGGCACTTCGAGGCGACCGCGCAGCACTTCCTGGAGACCGAACTCGACGGGAAGGACTCCTTCCTGGTCGAGCTGGGCTGCAACGACGGCGTCATGCTCCGCACCGTGGCCGAGGCCGGGGTCCGGCACCTGGGCGTCGAACCGTCGCAGAGCGTCGCCGACCTGGCGCACCGCCAGGGCATCCGCGTCATCACCGAGTTCTTCCAGGAGTCGACGGCGACCGACATCCGCAAAGCCGAAGGGCATGCGCAGGTCATCTTCGCCGCCAACACGATCTGCCACATCCCCTACCTGGACTCCATCTTCAAGGGAGTCGACGCTCTGCTCGCGCCGGACGGAGTGTTCGTCTTCGAGGACCCGTACCTCGCCGACATCGTCGACCTCGCGGCCTTCGACCAGATCTACGACGAGCACTACTACTTCTTCTCCGTGTCCTCCGTGAGCGCCATGGCCGAGCGGTTCGGCTTCGAACTGGTCGACGTGGAGCGGCTGCCCGTGCACGGCGGCGAGGTCCGCTACACCATCGCCCGCGCGGGGCGGCGCACACCCGCCCCCGCGGTTGCGGAGCTGCTGAGCCGGGAGCGGGAGCGCGGTCTCTCGGAGCTCGCGAACCTCCAGGGGTTCGTCGGCCGGGTGGAGCGCGCCCGGGACGAGCTGGTCTCCCTGCTCCGCACGCTGCGGGCCGACGGCCGTACGGTCGTCGGGTACGGGGCCACGGCCAAGAGCGCCACCGTGGCCAACTACTGCGGTATCGGGCCCGACCTGGTCTCGTTCATCTCCGACACCACCCCCAACAAGCAGGGGCGGCTGACACCGGGCTCGCATATACCGGTGCGTTCGCGCGGGGAGTTCGAGAACCCCTTCCCCGACTACGCCGTGCTCTTCGCCTGGAACCACGCCGAGGAGATCATCGCCAAGGAACAGCAGTTCCGGGACTCCGGCGGCAAGTGGATCCTCTACGTCCCGGACGTCCGAGTGGTGTGA
- a CDS encoding activator-dependent family glycosyltransferase: MRVLFTTHTAKSHLFAQVTLAWALRAAGHEVQMAGQPDLAADITGTGLTAVTAGAALDLMAQLESYEANETNEASDGSDGSADHASQDPGGWDEAGGADDYRAVAERFEYWTDMTEIRPEKLSYEYMHGIFTAMTTHVFQQYSAPAMVDELVRHARWWQPDLVVWDPLTFAGPVAARASGAAHVRLLFGLDLIGRMREPYLEAVRRLPPGRREDPMEEWLGWTMRQYGGEFGEDLVVGQRTVDPLPPSLRFPVGVDRIPMRMVTHNGSSVLPAWLREPQTRRRICLTLGVSHRELLGADRVPLDEVFAAVAGVDAEVVATLNKAQLASVTEIPDNVRVVDFVPLETLLPSCSAVIHHGGAGTFNTALSCGVPQLILPDGVWDTDHKARLLEERGAGLRVAEPERADAGMLRGMLRRLLEERSFADAAAALRRESRELPAPGAVVPVLEELAAARHGAGPEPVQN, from the coding sequence ATGAGGGTCCTGTTCACCACACACACCGCGAAGTCCCATCTGTTCGCGCAGGTCACGCTGGCGTGGGCGCTTCGGGCAGCCGGTCACGAGGTCCAGATGGCGGGCCAGCCGGACCTCGCCGCCGACATCACGGGCACCGGCCTGACCGCCGTCACGGCCGGTGCCGCGCTCGACCTGATGGCACAGCTCGAATCGTACGAAGCGAATGAAACGAACGAAGCGTCCGACGGGTCCGACGGGAGCGCCGACCACGCGTCCCAGGACCCCGGGGGATGGGACGAGGCGGGCGGCGCGGACGACTACCGCGCCGTCGCCGAACGCTTCGAATACTGGACGGACATGACCGAGATCCGCCCGGAGAAGCTGTCCTACGAGTACATGCACGGCATCTTCACCGCCATGACCACGCACGTCTTCCAGCAGTACTCCGCCCCGGCGATGGTCGACGAACTGGTCCGCCACGCCCGCTGGTGGCAGCCGGACCTGGTCGTCTGGGACCCGCTCACCTTCGCCGGGCCCGTCGCGGCCCGGGCCAGCGGCGCCGCCCATGTCCGGCTCCTCTTCGGACTGGACCTCATCGGCCGGATGCGGGAGCCCTACCTCGAAGCGGTCCGCCGGCTGCCCCCGGGCCGCCGGGAGGACCCCATGGAGGAGTGGCTGGGCTGGACCATGCGGCAGTACGGCGGGGAGTTCGGCGAGGATCTCGTCGTCGGGCAGCGCACCGTCGACCCGCTGCCGCCGTCCCTGCGGTTCCCGGTCGGGGTGGACCGCATACCGATGCGGATGGTGACCCACAACGGCAGCTCCGTCCTCCCCGCCTGGCTTCGCGAACCGCAGACCCGCAGGCGGATCTGCCTGACCCTCGGCGTCTCGCACCGCGAACTGCTCGGCGCCGACCGGGTGCCGCTCGACGAGGTGTTCGCGGCCGTCGCCGGAGTGGACGCCGAGGTGGTGGCCACCCTGAACAAGGCCCAGCTCGCCTCCGTCACCGAGATACCCGACAACGTCCGCGTCGTGGACTTCGTCCCGCTGGAGACGCTGCTGCCCAGCTGCTCCGCGGTGATCCACCACGGCGGCGCGGGCACCTTCAACACCGCCCTGAGCTGCGGGGTGCCCCAGCTGATCCTGCCCGACGGGGTGTGGGACACCGACCACAAGGCGCGCCTGCTGGAGGAGCGCGGAGCCGGGCTCCGGGTCGCGGAGCCGGAACGGGCCGACGCCGGGATGCTGCGCGGCATGCTCCGGCGGCTGCTGGAGGAACGCTCCTTCGCCGACGCCGCCGCCGCACTGCGCCGGGAGTCGAGGGAGCTGCCCGCCCCCGGCGCTGTCGTACCGGTACTCGAAGAGCTGGCGGCGGCCCGGCACGGCGCCGGGCCGGAGCCCGTACAGAACTGA
- a CDS encoding FAD-binding oxidoreductase yields MKDFSRRGFLASGAAAGGAVALSGAGTAVAAETRAGTAAETGAGDCLPVPPAKDIRPDDPRYAELNARGYNGRFSGRPESIRIVHRADHVVEAVDEALRTGRRIAVRSGGHCFEDFVDDPAVQLVVDVSEMKSVRYDPAHRAFAVESGATLGDVYRSLYLGWGVTVPAGACPGVGAGGHFAGGGYGGLSRRYGFVADHLYGVEVVVAGRDGRARLVRATRDPADPHHDLWWAHTGGGGGNFGIVTRYLMRSPGARGADPTTLLPRPPATIRSTTIGWSWADMTESAFVRILRNHGSWHERESGPGSRYAPLSSWFVLNHRAAGRFTLVASVDGSLPDGGKLLGEYAAAITADTGVRHETEESTALWMKSTLTADPYAGGRYPFKSKAGLLRTAWTETQIRTLHRHLNRGGDEHQASAVYLSTLGGRINTVPASATAIPHRDCLFSATYETSWWPGVSGDAQLAWVRELYRDVYADTGGVPVPGAAHGGAYINYPDADLADPRWNTSGVPWHAFYYRDNYPRLQRVKARWDPGNVFRHALSVRPPGR; encoded by the coding sequence GTGAAGGATTTCTCGCGCCGTGGATTCCTGGCGAGCGGCGCCGCGGCGGGCGGTGCCGTGGCACTGAGCGGTGCCGGTACGGCGGTGGCGGCGGAGACCCGTGCCGGTACGGCGGCGGAGACCGGGGCCGGTGACTGCCTTCCGGTGCCCCCGGCCAAGGACATCCGGCCGGACGATCCGCGCTACGCCGAACTGAACGCCAGAGGCTACAACGGCCGCTTCTCCGGACGTCCGGAGTCCATCCGCATCGTCCACCGCGCCGACCATGTGGTCGAAGCGGTGGACGAGGCACTGCGGACGGGCAGACGCATCGCCGTCCGCAGCGGAGGACACTGCTTCGAGGACTTCGTCGACGACCCCGCCGTACAGCTCGTCGTCGACGTCTCCGAGATGAAGTCCGTCCGCTACGACCCGGCGCACCGCGCCTTCGCCGTCGAGTCCGGCGCGACGCTCGGTGATGTGTACCGCAGCCTCTATCTGGGCTGGGGCGTCACCGTACCGGCGGGCGCCTGCCCCGGCGTCGGCGCGGGCGGCCATTTCGCGGGCGGCGGCTACGGCGGGCTCTCCCGCCGGTACGGCTTCGTCGCGGACCATCTGTACGGCGTCGAGGTGGTCGTCGCCGGGCGGGACGGGCGGGCGCGTCTGGTGCGGGCCACCCGTGACCCCGCCGACCCCCACCACGACCTTTGGTGGGCCCACACCGGCGGGGGCGGCGGAAACTTCGGCATCGTCACCCGCTATCTGATGCGTTCACCCGGCGCGCGCGGCGCCGATCCCACCACCCTGCTGCCCCGGCCCCCGGCGACGATACGTTCCACCACCATCGGCTGGTCGTGGGCGGACATGACCGAGTCCGCGTTCGTACGGATCCTGCGCAACCACGGCAGCTGGCACGAGAGGGAGTCCGGCCCCGGCTCCCGGTACGCGCCGCTCAGCAGCTGGTTCGTCCTCAACCACCGGGCGGCGGGCCGGTTCACCCTCGTGGCCAGCGTGGACGGCTCCCTGCCGGACGGCGGGAAGCTCCTCGGCGAGTACGCGGCCGCAATCACCGCGGACACCGGCGTACGCCACGAGACCGAGGAATCCACCGCGCTGTGGATGAAGTCCACGCTGACCGCCGACCCGTACGCAGGCGGCCGCTACCCCTTCAAGTCCAAGGCCGGGCTGCTGCGCACGGCCTGGACGGAGACCCAGATCCGTACCCTCCACCGCCATCTGAACCGGGGCGGCGACGAGCACCAGGCGTCGGCCGTCTATCTCTCCACCCTCGGCGGCAGGATCAACACGGTCCCGGCGTCCGCCACCGCGATCCCGCACCGCGACTGCCTGTTCAGCGCCACGTACGAAACCTCGTGGTGGCCCGGCGTGTCCGGCGACGCGCAACTGGCCTGGGTGCGCGAACTGTACCGGGACGTGTACGCGGACACCGGCGGTGTCCCCGTGCCCGGCGCTGCCCACGGCGGCGCCTACATCAACTACCCGGACGCCGATCTGGCCGATCCCCGCTGGAACACCTCCGGGGTGCCGTGGCACGCCTTCTACTACCGGGACAACTATCCGCGGCTCCAGCGGGTCAAGGCGCGGTGGGATCCCGGGAACGTGTTCCGCCACGCGCTGTCCGTCCGGCCCCCGGGCCGCTGA
- a CDS encoding nucleotide disphospho-sugar-binding domain-containing protein, translated as MRVLFVSSPGLGHIFPTVPLAHALTASGHEVLYAQGGDVGSVAAAGVNVVDVTPGLDYATVFRPEEIDFSVDGGDEFVSALFAKVSGVTVDRVLEVARSWSPDLIVHSPLQGAGPLAAGALGVPAVSVVTGPADSAPRIDGLLRDHMKEHYLRHGVAPEPAPGIRLNSMPRSLLELLPEQVRGADDVPVRYVPYNGNGELPGWLLEPPRRPRIAVTLGSIAGLWGGLAVLAPLVAAAADTDAEFVVTLGGGDPSLLGELPPNVTTVDWLPLAPLLAVCGGLIHHGGSGTTAVAMALGVPQCVMPLSPDQKDNERAVVERGIAVGAAAETVGTAEFRALLEDDGMRRAAAEVRDETAAMPSPAALVGRLEALV; from the coding sequence ATGCGCGTTCTGTTCGTCAGCTCCCCCGGGCTGGGGCATATCTTCCCCACCGTGCCCCTGGCGCACGCGCTGACCGCATCGGGTCACGAGGTGCTCTACGCCCAGGGCGGGGACGTCGGCTCGGTGGCCGCCGCGGGCGTCAACGTCGTCGATGTGACCCCCGGGCTCGACTATGCGACGGTGTTCCGGCCCGAGGAGATCGACTTCAGCGTCGACGGCGGCGACGAGTTCGTCTCCGCGCTCTTCGCGAAGGTCTCGGGCGTCACCGTCGACCGGGTGCTGGAGGTGGCCCGGAGCTGGTCCCCCGATCTGATCGTCCACTCGCCGCTGCAGGGTGCCGGGCCGCTGGCGGCGGGGGCGCTCGGAGTGCCCGCGGTATCCGTGGTCACCGGGCCGGCCGACAGCGCGCCGCGCATCGACGGTCTGCTGCGCGACCATATGAAGGAGCACTATCTGCGGCACGGCGTCGCGCCGGAGCCGGCGCCCGGTATCCGGCTCAACTCGATGCCGCGGAGCCTGCTGGAGCTGCTTCCGGAGCAGGTGCGCGGGGCCGACGACGTACCGGTGCGCTATGTGCCGTACAACGGCAACGGCGAACTGCCCGGCTGGCTGCTGGAGCCGCCGCGGCGGCCGCGGATAGCGGTCACGCTGGGTTCCATCGCGGGCCTGTGGGGCGGGCTTGCCGTGCTGGCGCCGCTGGTCGCCGCGGCGGCGGACACGGATGCCGAGTTCGTCGTCACCCTGGGCGGCGGCGACCCGTCGCTCCTGGGGGAACTGCCGCCCAATGTGACGACGGTGGACTGGCTTCCCCTGGCGCCGCTGCTGGCGGTCTGCGGCGGGCTGATCCACCACGGCGGGTCGGGCACCACGGCGGTGGCGATGGCCCTCGGGGTGCCGCAGTGCGTGATGCCGCTCAGCCCCGACCAGAAGGACAACGAGCGGGCGGTCGTCGAGCGGGGCATCGCGGTCGGGGCGGCGGCCGAGACCGTCGGCACGGCGGAGTTCCGGGCCCTGCTGGAGGACGACGGAATGCGCCGGGCCGCGGCCGAGGTCCGCGACGAGACGGCGGCGATGCCGTCTCCCGCCGCGCTGGTCGGGCGGCTGGAGGCCCTCGTGTGA